A single Tenacibaculum sp. 190524A02b DNA region contains:
- a CDS encoding S8 family serine peptidase has protein sequence MGLCILLLGLGDSYGQKDPEINKKGQYMNKIHVRFNDNQTNKLDKKLKGKSLLRVSNKGYITLNDNEVDFCNKKFKAYSIKRLFRPAGKFEKKHRQHGLHLWYEIEFNAKENIDDVVRAYQKTTAIEIAESVREIIFYDGYKKDKSKISIAKLTNQENEINLLVAPNDPNYNEQWHYKNTGQSPDAIAGNDINLEEAWKLETGSKQVIVAIEDTGFDVTHPDLKGNLWINEGEIPGNGIDDDNNGYIDDIHGYNFADDVGAIPAGKHGTHVAGTVAAETNNGIGVAGVAGGSGNNDGVLLMSNTVFGHKKAGFSEAFVYAADNGAVISQNSWGYGGVSASIRESDKAGIDYFIATAGGNKAPMNGGVVIFATGNNGVEGNFYPSRYEPVLSVSSVANSGKKASYSNYGTWVDISAPGGDQRTSGLTAGVLSTIPGGKYGYLQGTSMACPHASGVAALVVSKFKGKLEGNELKTIMENSTNSVDHLNANYKGKLGSGVIDALKALKYGDAQVVTPIKVRMEEVGALRAIVKWDKVTKALRYRVKYRKQRGNWKEVVINDTQLKIKGLTKNTSYELQVRAESLTKNSVYSQSVNFKTLDIEPPREVTITSIQASSIMVSWSKVENANEYSLRYRAIKTPNWETVEGITELTVPLTELSPNTFYVVQVKASKNNSSSIYSETTKFLTLDDGSGGCGGVPVWKSNETYGTSGTEVSYQGWIYVNKWWANSKDVPGLSSVWEKVRECSLINDNQLPTVEILTPQNGQVIEQETLTSIVLSAKASDADGIITKIIFEVNGVQLTEGNNINWTPEKFGNYTIQVTVTDDKGAIATAESKITIKQKVLGNQVPTVEITTLQDGQIIEQEVLKTIILTANATDLDGTVESIQFSVNGVNLSEGNNVNWTPNDFGNYTIKVVATDDKGAIGLQEINATIKERRDENQPPQVTITNPINGQIIEQETLQSITLIANATDSDGTVESIQFSVNGANVSEGNNVNWTPTGFGNYTIKVVVVDNKGAMGVNEISITIKEKVQGGDCNGVPSWDATTEYKVKGIRVSHKGNVYESKWWTKNEEPGTGGPWGPWLLVKSCSVQNMNTQLLQDIQQDKEVEIEILEANLYTLTGKKIKTLSHKGQMINLEGVKQGLYILVAKTKKGDRIVRKISIQK, from the coding sequence ATGGGATTATGTATCTTATTATTGGGTTTAGGAGATAGTTATGGTCAAAAAGACCCAGAAATTAATAAAAAAGGACAGTATATGAATAAAATACATGTCCGATTTAATGATAATCAAACCAATAAATTAGACAAAAAATTAAAAGGTAAAAGCTTATTAAGAGTATCGAATAAAGGATATATTACTTTAAATGATAATGAGGTAGATTTTTGTAATAAAAAATTTAAAGCATATAGCATAAAAAGATTATTTAGACCCGCTGGGAAATTTGAAAAAAAACATAGACAACATGGTTTGCATTTATGGTATGAAATCGAATTTAATGCTAAGGAGAATATTGATGATGTTGTAAGAGCTTATCAAAAAACGACAGCTATTGAAATAGCAGAATCAGTAAGAGAAATAATTTTTTACGATGGATATAAAAAAGATAAATCAAAAATTAGTATAGCTAAACTTACAAATCAAGAAAATGAAATTAACTTATTAGTTGCTCCTAATGATCCAAACTACAATGAACAATGGCATTATAAAAATACAGGACAATCACCAGATGCTATAGCCGGGAATGATATAAACTTAGAAGAAGCTTGGAAGTTAGAAACGGGAAGTAAGCAAGTAATTGTAGCTATAGAAGATACAGGTTTTGATGTAACACATCCAGATTTAAAAGGAAATTTATGGATAAACGAAGGAGAGATACCTGGAAATGGGATAGATGATGACAATAATGGATATATAGATGATATTCATGGATATAATTTTGCAGATGATGTAGGTGCTATTCCAGCAGGAAAACATGGTACTCATGTAGCAGGCACGGTTGCTGCTGAAACTAATAATGGTATAGGGGTTGCAGGAGTTGCAGGTGGTTCAGGTAATAATGACGGAGTTTTACTTATGTCAAATACTGTTTTTGGACATAAAAAAGCAGGTTTTTCAGAAGCATTTGTATATGCAGCTGATAATGGTGCGGTAATATCTCAAAATAGTTGGGGATATGGAGGAGTAAGTGCTTCAATTCGTGAGTCAGATAAAGCAGGAATTGATTATTTTATAGCTACAGCAGGAGGTAATAAAGCTCCAATGAATGGAGGTGTTGTAATTTTTGCAACAGGTAATAATGGAGTTGAAGGTAACTTTTATCCTAGTAGGTATGAGCCAGTATTATCAGTGTCTTCAGTTGCCAATTCAGGAAAAAAAGCAAGTTATTCTAACTATGGGACTTGGGTTGATATTTCTGCACCTGGAGGTGATCAAAGAACAAGTGGTTTGACAGCTGGGGTATTAAGTACAATTCCAGGAGGGAAGTATGGATATTTACAAGGAACCTCTATGGCGTGTCCACATGCATCTGGTGTGGCAGCTTTAGTAGTGTCTAAGTTTAAAGGGAAATTAGAAGGAAATGAACTTAAAACAATTATGGAAAACAGTACGAATTCTGTGGACCATTTAAATGCTAATTATAAAGGAAAATTAGGCTCTGGGGTTATAGATGCATTGAAAGCGTTAAAATATGGAGATGCACAAGTGGTTACACCTATAAAGGTGAGAATGGAGGAGGTAGGAGCCTTAAGAGCTATAGTAAAATGGGATAAAGTAACCAAAGCGCTTCGTTACAGGGTGAAATATAGAAAGCAAAGAGGAAACTGGAAAGAAGTAGTAATAAATGATACTCAATTAAAAATAAAAGGACTTACTAAGAACACTTCATATGAATTACAGGTAAGAGCTGAAAGTCTAACTAAGAATTCAGTATACTCTCAAAGTGTAAATTTTAAAACATTAGATATTGAACCGCCTAGAGAAGTAACAATAACATCGATACAAGCATCATCAATTATGGTTAGTTGGAGTAAAGTAGAGAATGCAAATGAATATTCACTCCGTTATAGGGCAATAAAAACACCTAATTGGGAAACTGTTGAAGGTATTACTGAGCTAACAGTTCCTTTGACAGAATTATCTCCAAATACTTTTTATGTGGTACAAGTAAAAGCAAGTAAAAATAATTCATCATCTATTTATTCAGAAACGACTAAATTTTTAACATTAGATGATGGAAGTGGAGGCTGTGGAGGAGTACCGGTTTGGAAAAGTAATGAGACTTATGGGACATCTGGAACAGAGGTTTCTTATCAAGGTTGGATATATGTAAATAAATGGTGGGCAAACTCAAAAGATGTCCCAGGTTTAAGCAGTGTATGGGAAAAAGTTAGAGAGTGTAGTTTAATAAATGATAATCAATTACCAACTGTTGAAATATTAACTCCACAGAATGGACAAGTAATAGAGCAAGAAACATTAACGTCAATTGTACTGTCAGCAAAAGCATCAGATGCTGATGGTATAATTACCAAGATAATCTTTGAAGTAAATGGAGTACAGCTTACTGAAGGGAATAATATTAATTGGACACCAGAAAAATTTGGTAATTATACGATTCAGGTAACTGTGACTGATGATAAAGGAGCCATAGCTACTGCAGAGTCAAAAATAACAATTAAACAGAAAGTTTTAGGAAACCAAGTACCAACAGTAGAAATAACAACACTTCAAGATGGACAAATTATAGAGCAAGAAGTATTAAAAACCATTATTTTAACTGCAAATGCTACTGATTTAGATGGAACTGTAGAAAGTATTCAGTTTTCAGTGAATGGAGTAAATTTATCAGAAGGGAATAATGTGAATTGGACACCAAACGATTTTGGTAATTATACAATAAAAGTAGTAGCCACAGATGATAAAGGAGCTATTGGATTGCAAGAAATAAATGCTACGATTAAAGAAAGGAGAGATGAGAATCAGCCACCTCAGGTTACTATTACGAATCCAATCAATGGACAAATTATAGAGCAAGAGACATTACAGTCCATTACTTTAATAGCAAATGCTACTGATTCAGATGGAACTGTAGAAAGTATTCAGTTTTCAGTGAATGGAGCAAATGTATCAGAAGGAAATAATGTGAATTGGACACCAACTGGTTTTGGTAATTATACAATAAAAGTTGTAGTAGTAGATAATAAAGGAGCTATGGGAGTTAATGAAATAAGTATTACTATAAAAGAAAAAGTGCAAGGAGGAGATTGTAACGGAGTACCTTCTTGGGATGCTACCACTGAATATAAAGTGAAAGGGATTCGAGTATCCCATAAAGGAAATGTTTATGAGAGTAAATGGTGGACTAAAAATGAAGAACCTGGTACTGGTGGTCCATGGGGACCTTGGCTTTTAGTTAAGTCTTGTAGTGTTCAAAATATGAATACTCAGTTATTACAAGATATACAACAAGATAAGGAAGTAGAAATAGAGATTCTAGAAGCAAATTTATATACCCTAACAGGAAAAAAAATAAAAACACTTTCTCACAAAGGGCAAATGATAAATTTGGAA
- a CDS encoding fibronectin type III domain-containing protein: MIENSTDSVDHLNPDYVRQLGSGRVNAFKALKYGDSDVRTPSNITISEIGAQTAIVNWDLTDKASRYRIKYRSNNGQWVEEVINGTSVKLYNLIKGTSYEIQVRAESLSKMSEYSSIIKFSTISIETPQKIIVSAITTNKATISWNRNNEANQYELRYKKKEKITWMNVLPTINASQVLINLAPNTFYEVQVKASKEGVSSLYSNSILFLTLDDGSGGCNGIAIWEKDKTYGEPGMKAVYNHVIYQNKWWSQGNIPGTTDHWKKIGECESDNNIPTVSITSPLSEQVIIQSSFEAITLSANATDSDGTIDKIQFSVNNTNLAQGNNIDWIPTAYGAYTIKVEVTDNLGATAVDIITITVKEEKGNQPPELTMVTPVNGQIFEQDVFKPIALKVNATDSDGTIESIQFSVNNIDLEKGNDKEWIPESYGDYIIKVIVTDDKQAITSKQITITIKQPVTNVGCEGIAVWDVAKEYNVAGLQVVHKKNIYESKWWTKNEEPGTGGPWGPWKLIRVCSEVQNFIVSPNPVQNRLKLKANILPKMNVQVSVSTLAGELIKEEVLKAESNSLSFDVSSLQKGIYVLKIKTQQYTQTQKILIE, from the coding sequence ATTATAGAAAACAGTACAGATTCCGTTGATCATCTTAATCCAGATTATGTAAGACAATTAGGTTCAGGAAGAGTAAATGCGTTCAAAGCACTGAAATATGGAGATTCAGATGTTCGTACTCCTTCTAATATTACAATTTCTGAAATAGGTGCGCAAACTGCAATAGTAAATTGGGATTTAACTGATAAGGCATCTAGATATCGCATCAAATACCGAAGTAATAACGGGCAATGGGTTGAAGAGGTGATTAATGGTACTTCTGTTAAGTTATATAATCTTATTAAAGGAACCAGTTATGAAATTCAAGTACGTGCTGAAAGCTTATCTAAGATGTCTGAATATTCGAGTATTATAAAGTTTTCTACTATTTCTATAGAAACACCTCAAAAGATAATTGTTTCAGCTATCACTACCAATAAAGCAACTATAAGTTGGAATAGGAATAATGAGGCAAATCAATACGAGCTTCGCTATAAAAAAAAGGAAAAAATTACTTGGATGAATGTTTTACCAACTATAAATGCATCTCAAGTTTTAATCAATTTAGCACCCAATACTTTTTATGAAGTACAAGTAAAAGCATCTAAAGAAGGTGTTTCGTCTTTATACTCAAATTCTATATTATTTTTAACATTAGATGACGGTAGTGGAGGTTGTAATGGGATAGCTATTTGGGAGAAAGATAAAACTTATGGAGAACCAGGAATGAAAGCTGTATATAATCATGTTATTTATCAAAATAAATGGTGGAGTCAAGGAAATATTCCAGGAACTACAGACCACTGGAAAAAAATAGGAGAATGTGAATCTGATAACAATATACCAACAGTATCTATAACATCACCTTTAAGTGAACAGGTTATCATACAATCATCTTTTGAAGCGATAACTCTTTCAGCAAATGCAACTGATTCTGATGGAACCATTGATAAAATTCAATTTTCAGTAAACAATACAAATTTAGCTCAAGGAAATAATATTGATTGGATACCAACAGCTTATGGAGCTTATACAATAAAAGTAGAGGTAACAGATAATCTAGGAGCTACTGCAGTAGACATTATAACTATAACTGTTAAAGAGGAAAAAGGAAATCAACCACCAGAACTAACAATGGTTACCCCTGTGAATGGTCAAATATTTGAACAAGATGTTTTTAAACCTATTGCTTTAAAGGTAAATGCTACAGACTCAGATGGAACAATTGAATCAATTCAATTTTCAGTAAATAATATAGATTTGGAGAAAGGGAATGATAAAGAATGGATTCCAGAAAGTTATGGAGATTATATAATTAAGGTAATTGTTACAGATGATAAACAAGCCATAACAAGTAAACAAATAACAATTACTATCAAACAACCAGTAACAAATGTAGGCTGTGAGGGAATTGCAGTATGGGATGTAGCTAAAGAATATAACGTAGCAGGGCTTCAGGTGGTTCACAAAAAAAATATTTATGAAAGTAAATGGTGGACAAAAAATGAAGAGCCTGGAACTGGTGGACCATGGGGACCTTGGAAATTAATAAGAGTATGTTCAGAAGTACAAAATTTTATTGTATCACCTAATCCTGTTCAAAACAGATTAAAATTAAAAGCTAATATATTACCAAAAATGAATGTTCAAGTGTCTGTTTCTACGTTAGCAGGTGAATTGATAAAAGAAGAAGTGTTAAAAGCTGAGAGTAATTCATTGAGTTTTGATGTATCATCATTACAAAAAGGGATATATGTATTGAAAATAAAGACTCAGCAATACACACAAACACAAAAAATCCTTATAGAATAA